TACTATGCGCTATCGGTCACTGGGAGTATTTAGCCTTGCCCGGTGGTCCGGGCAGTTTCAGTCAACATTCCACGAATATCAACCTACTCAGGTAAGAACTACTAGCCTCCAACTTTCCTCTACAGGACTGTCACCCTCTTCGGTCCACCCTTCCAGGTGGTTCGAGTAGCTGTTGGCTTCGATCTCGTTCTCCCTACAACCCCAATTGACAAGTCAACTGGTTTAGGCTCTTCCGCGTTCGCTCGCCGCTACTACCGGAATCGATGTCTCTTTCTTCTCCTTCAGGTACTGAGATGTTTCAGTTCCCTGAGTTCCCTCTCCTTGCGGAGTACTGCGTGTTCACACGCAGTGGGTTCCCCCATTCGGACATCCACGGATCAATGCTTGCTTCCAACTCCCCGTGGCTTTTCGCAGGTCGCAACGTCCTTCTTCGGCTCCAGTGCCAGGGCATCCACCGTGGACCCTTTCCATCTTGACCTCTTCATCGGTCATTTCTTTCGTTGAATCCCTCTCGGAATCCAACCTCACGCTCGCGCGTGCCACTCGTGTTGTCATGCTCCACGTCCTCTCTCAAGGACCGCCTCCTGCGAGGCTCAAAAAGAATAGGTGAAGTCTCTCGTGTTGTCAAGCGCTCCTCCTGGGGTTCTTGTCCACCGAGCTGTTCCCGAGAATTGATGCCGTCCAGGACGACAAAAGTCGATAACCACGCCCAATAATGTCAACACTGACAAACCCCACCCCAGTGTCCCGATTTAGGCAAAAGACCCGGGCAACTTCCACTCGAAGCAAATCTGAAAAGCGGGCCCTGCGCCAGCCACGGTCAGATTCGGTCGAGCCCGCTCTCCTGACGCTTCCTTCCCGACACATACAGTGTGTGTGCCAGAACATACATGGCCAGCAGAGTGAGCCCTAACACCGGGAGTTGCCACCAGTTAGCTGCCCCACTCAAGAGACCATTGAACACCACATGCAACGTGGCACTTGCCAGCAGACCTCGCGTACGCCACCAGCGTCCACCGCCAAAGCGGACCCGTGCCAGTCCATATCCGAGAGGAGCGCTGAACAGCGCATGGGCCAGGGCGGTCAGCAACGCCCGTAAAAGCGCGACCTCAATGCCAAACTGCACGGCGTACGCCAGATTCTCAAACAAGGCAAAACCCAGCGCGGCAGTTACGGCGTAAATCAGTCCATCCATCGGCTCGTCGAATTCGCGTTCGCGCGCGGCGGTACTGGCCGCCAGCAGCTTGGTTGCTTCCTCGATCAACGCGATCAGCAGCAGGGTGACCACCGGCCCCGGGACGCCTCGCACACTGAGTTCGAGCAATGCCGACAGCAGCCAGGCGAGACCACCGTAAGCGAAGGTCCGCAGTAGCAGCCGCGGCGGCTCGGGGTGCGCGTCACGTCGCACGAAAAACCACAGCCAGAAGACCGTCGGCAGCACGGTCAGCCCCAGCAGCACAACCACTTCCATGTTTACCGGCGTGACGTGGCGAGCGCGCGCTGCATCGGTTGCTGCGCCAGGTGGGTCAGCGCCAACGCCAGTGCGTCGGAAGCGTGTGACGAGCCTACCTCGCGCAGTCCCAGCGACGCCTTGACCATATACGTGATCTGGGTTTTGTCAGCACGACCATGACCCACGAGGGTCTGCTTGACCTGCATGGGACCATACGCATAGATGGGCACGTCCGCCTGGGCGCAAGCCAATTGCACAACACCAACGGCCTGTCCGACCTTGAAGGCCACGTCAGCCTGCTTGCGCAGGTACTGGTCTTCGATGGCCACCGCCTGCGGGGCGAACACTTCGAGCAACCGGGTGAGCTCGGTATGCAGGTACAGCAGTCGCTTGGGCAGCAGCCAGGCCGATTCGGTATAGATGCACACGTGGTGCAGGTGACGGGCTTTGCGCGCGTCACCTTCCACAATGCCGATTCCCAGGTTGGCAAGGCCGGGATCGATGCCAAGCACGATCATCACGGTCAGGATAGCAGGGCGTGAGCCGCTGAAAAGCAGAAAAGAAGCCAGAGGAAAAACCTCTGACTTCTGCGGGAACTGGGTCCGGGATCTTACAGGCGGCTGCGTGGATCGAGGGCGTCACGCAGCCCGTCCCCCAGAAAATTGAAGGCCAGGCAGGTGAGCAGGATCATCAGGCCCGGATAAAAGGTGAGCCAGGGGCTGGAGAACACCGCTTCCTGCGCGCCAGAGAGCATGTTGCCCCACGAGGAGACCGGAGGCTGAATACCGAAGCCCAGAAACGACAGTCCAGCCTCGACCAGAATGGCGGCACCGACATCCAAGGTGGTCTGCACGATAATGATCGCCACCGTGTTCGGCACGAGGTGGCGGAACATGATCCGACTGTTCTTGGCACCCAGTGCGCGGGCAGCATCGACATACTCGAGGTTCTTGAGCTTGAGGATCTCTCCACGCACCAGGCGGGCAGTGCCCATCCAGCCCAGCAGGGCCAGCACGACGATCACGATGAACACGCTGGCACTTTCGCGGTAGGTGTTGCGGAAGGCCACAATCGGCTCGGCGTCGCTGACCGCCAGAATACTGGCAATTACCAGCAGCAGCGGAAAGGTCGGAATGGACTGCATGAACTCGATAAAGCGGCTGATAATGACGTCGACCCAGCCTCCGAAGAAGCCGGCGAGAACGCCCATCAGCGTGCCGATAAAAATGCCCAGGAACGCCACCGAGAAACCGACCGCCAGGCTGATGCGGCTACCGTAGATGATGCGTGAGAACACATCGCGCCCGAGGTCATCGGTGCCGAACCAGTGGGAGGCGCTCGGGGGCTCGTATGGACGCAGGTTGTTGGGGTCGAACTGGAAAGGATTTTGTGGCGCGATCCACGGAGCAAACAGGGCCATCAGCACCAGCAGTACGATGACCACCAGGCTGGCCATGGCCAGTTTGTGACGGCGAAAACGGCGCATGGCGATCGACCAGGTGGACTGACCGCTGGATCGTTTGGGAACGGCAGTTGTTGTCATGGGTACCTCGTCGGGCTGGTCCTCAGGAATAGCGAATGCGCGGATCGACGATGGCGTAGGCCAGGTCGGTGATCAGGGTAAAGACCACCGTCATCAGCGCCAGAAAGGTGAGCGCGGCCATCACGATGTTGTAGTCCTTGGCCACCAGCGCATCGAAGATGGCCCGGCCCATGCCCGGCCAAATGAACACCGTCTCGGTGAGGGTCGCGCCGCCCAGCAGACCGGGAATCGAGAGGCCGAGAATGGTCACGATGGGAATCACGGCGTTGCGCAGCGCGTGCTTGTAGGTCACCACCCGCTGGCTCAGGCCTTTGGCGCGGGCCGTGCGCACATAATCCTGATTGATGACCTCCAGCATGCTGGCGCGCATGAAGCGTGTCCAGGCTGCCACCTGAATAAAGCCGAGCGCAAACACCGGCAGAATCAGATACTTGAGCCGGTCGAGTGCCTCGATCCAGAAACCCGAGCCTTCGATGCCCACCGTCTCGATCCCACCGGCCGGCAGCGAGATCGCTCCGCCCGTTGCGGTGGGCAGGACGACGGCGAACAGATAGATCAGCATGATGCCCAGCCAGAACACCGGCACGCTGAAGCCGATAAAGCTCATGAACGTTAGGAAGTAGTCTGCGCTGCTGTACTGACGCAGGGCCGAGAAAATTCCCAGCGGGATGGCCACACAGATCGACACCAGAAACGCCACACCCGACAGCAGCAGGGTATTGGGCAAACGCTGCTCGAACAGGAACTGTGTGACCGGCTGGTTGAGGACCTGAGAATAACCAAGGTCCCCGGTCACGGCCCGCGTCAGCCAGGCCCAGTAGCGTTTGTAGATCGGCTGATCGAGACCATACGACGCCCGCAGACGGGCGATGTCTTCGGCTGTCGTCTGCGGATTGAAACGGAACTGGTCGATGGGATCGCCAGGCTGCAGCGCTGTCAGGGTAAAAATAACCAGGCTGATCAGCAGCAGCAGCGGAATCATCTGTAAAAGTCGCCGCACGATGTAAATCGACATGGAAAATGGTCCCTTTCTTGCGGGGAAGTCTCGGCAACATCCACCGATGCTCTGAGAGCTGCCTTAAATATAAGCGGAGGGCCGTGGCCCCCCGCATCATTTAACTTCTGTGCACGGTCAATTCAGCGCTCAGCGCTGCACGTTCACTTCACGGGCGCCGTTCTGCGACCAGCCGATCTGGTAAGCATTCCAGCTGGGGTACAGGTTCGAAGCCGAGAAGGTGTAGTTCACGAGCCCGGTCGCCTTGGTGTACGGGTTAGCACGGTTGTACAGGGGAATGGTGGGAATCTCTTCCGCCCAGATCGTCTGCATGCGGTCAAAGAACGTCTTGCGGGGCGCTGCCTCAAAGGCCTGCAGGGCCTGTTTGTAGAGACCGTTGAACTCGGCGTTGTTCCAGCCACCAATATTCTGGCCCGCGTACCCGTTGGCAGAGGTGGGGATGTTGGGGTCTCCATTCTGCGTCTCGGCCGAATACAGGTTGCCAGTTTCCAGCGCCGGATCCTGCACCCAGGCGAACATGAACATGTCCCAACGGCCTTCGCTGGCCCGCTGAATGAAGTCTTCCGAGAAGACCACCGAGGCAGGCTGGTTGGCGACCTGCACGTCCACGCCGACAGCCTTCCACTGCGCGATCAGGATCTGCTGGACGCGCTCGCGGATGCGGTTACCGGCAGTGGTGGTGAAGTTGATCTGGAACTTCTTGCCGTCCTTCTGCAGGATGCCGTCAGAGCCCGGGGTCCAGCCGGCTGCAGCGAAGAGTTGCTTGGCACGGTCGGGGTTGTAGGGGTACTTTTGTACGTCCTGCTTGTAGAGCGAGCTCAGCGTGCTCACAAAGCTGTGGCTGACCGGCTGCTTGCCCTGATAGAGCTGCTGCACGAGAGAATCACGGTTGATGGACATCAGCAGGGCCTGGCGAATGCGCTTGTCGTCGAGGTTCAGGTCCTTGACTTTCTGGACGTTCGCGAACTTGTTGATGTCGATGTGCTCCCACACACCGCCCGGTACGAAGAAGGTCTTGAAGCGGTTGCCTTCCGACTTCTGGAGTTCCAGGCCCTGATCGAAGGTGACGCCGACAGTGGCCAGCGCATCGATCTGACCGGACAGCACGTTCACGCGCAGGGTGTTGGTATCGCCGATGAAGCGGAAGATGACCTGCTGCGCGTAGTTCTTCTCATCACCCGGCGGCTTGCGCCAGTAGTTCGGATTGCGCACGAGGGTCATGCTGGAACCTGCCCGCCAGGCGGTCAGGCGGAAAGCCCCGCTCGACACCTTGGGCAGACCGGTGGCCGTAGTGTGGCGACCGAGAAACTGCTGCCAGCGCTCGTTGATCTCTTTCCCCTGGCTCTTGGCGTCCATCTGCGCCGTGGCGGTCTTGAAAGCGTTCCAGTCGGCCTGCATGATGTGGGCCGGGGCGTATCCGGGGCCGACCTGATCGGCGAAGAGGTAGGCGGGGGTGAAGGTGACGGTAAAGGTCTTGTCGTTGACGCGCGTGATCTTGGCGGTGTTCCAGGGTTCGCGGGTCGGCACCGGCACACGCTCGTCGTTTTGCACTTCCAGCCAGAACTGAAAGTCGCGCACGGTGATCTGCGTTCCGTCGGACCAGCGCGCGTTGGGCCGAATGCGGTAGGTAACCGAGTTGCTGGTCACCCGGTTTCCCTGGCGGGTGGTCTTGATGTCCCCGTTTGCAGCCGTCGGAACACGCTCGGCCAGGTCGGCGACCAGCTGGCCTGCGTCGTTTTTGACGGTCAGGCTGGATGTGGTGTACCCGTTGATTTCCGAAGAAATGGCGAGGTTGTTGGTGCTCCAGTAGTCCTGAATGGCAGGAGGCTCCTGGGACGCGCCAATGATCACGTTGTTCTGGCGGGGACCAGCCAGCGCCACGCCGAGCATAAGGGCCGAAAGGGCTACGATTTTTCTCATAGGACTCCTTTTGAGTGCCAAAACCGAAGGGGCAAAGACCGGCCAAAGATAAAATTGCCTCCCTGGGTTCGTTGTTCGGGCACCAAGTACCGATACCGCTGGTACTCTCGCCAGCTTGAGTTTCTGACACCGCCATTATAGGTAGGCCAAATGGCGTGTCAACGTCAGCTAAATGAGAAGTTAACCTAGACAAATGGAAAAGCGCTTGACCGGGCTGGTCAAGCGCTTTGAAAAACTCTGAATTCAGGCGTGTGAACTGCCGCAACCGCCGCTTCCCTCACCTGCCGGAGCGTTCGCGCCGTCCGTACGGAAGCTATGACCACAGCCACAGGCCGAAGTGGCTTTGGGATTGTTGACCGTAAAGCCGCCGCCCATCATGTTCTCGAGGAAGTCGACCTCGCTGCCTTCCAGGAAGGGCAGGCTCATGCGGTCGACGAGCAGCTTGACACCCTTGTCATACACGATCACGTCACCTTCGAGTTCGCGGTCGTCGATGGCCATGCCGTACTGGTAACCGCTGCAGCCGCCGCTTTTTACGAAGACGCGCACACCCGCTTCGCTCTTGCCGCTGCTTTTCAGAATCTCCTGCGCTTTTTGCGCACCGAAGTCACTGATGCTGATTGCGTTCGTTGCCTGCGTCATGTCTGAAGGGTAGCACTGCGCTTCTGACGAGAAGGTGCCCCATCACATAAACTGGACAAGTTCACTCGGCTTTAGGTTGTGCGTTTTATGGCAAGCCACTGCGCCCTTCACGCCACCTCCAGCCATTCCAGCTTGTGGCTGACGCACCTGTCAGGTCGAAGAACATCCAACAAGTCCTTTGACCACCGGGTTCGGATGCGCGATGCCCGCCCTATGCTGAGGTATGCACAACGCACTTGGGCGAATTCGTGAAGAACTGCTTACCACCGACCTCGACGGCTGGCTGATCTATGATTTTCGGGGCAGTAACCCGCTGGCCCGCACCCTGCTGGGCCTTCCCGAGCGGGCACACCTCACCCGGCGTTACTTCGTATGGGTACCCCGCCGGGGGGCGGCGCTGGTGCTGCACCACCGGATCGAGGAAAGTGCCTGGAACACCATCAGTCAGGGCAGCGCACGTCTGGAGCCTTACAGCTCGCACCAGGAACTGGACGCGGCCCTGCAGCGCCTGCTCGCCCATGATGGATTACCCCTCCGGATTGCGATGGAATACAGTCCGCGCGGCGACGTTCCATACGTTTCCTTTGTGGACGCCGGTACGCTCGAGCGCGTCCGGGCCACCGGAGCAGAGATCGTCAGCAGCGCCGACCTGCTGCAGGCCTTTCTGAAATGGACCAGCGACGACCTTGCTGCCCACCAGCGCGCCGTCTCCGTACTGATGCGCGCCAAGGACGCTGCCTTCCAGCTGATTCACGAACGCCTGCTCACAGGAGAGGCCGTCACCGAGCTCGACGTGCAGACGGTCATCATGCAGCAGATTCAGGCCGGAAAATTGATCACCGACCATCCGGCCATCGTGGGCTTTGGCGAAAATGCTGCCAATCCGCACTACGCGCCGGACGAGGCCAACAACGCCACGCTGAGCTTCGGCCAGTGCGTCCTGATCGACTTGTGGGGGCAGGAAAGCGGCCGGCCGCACGCAGATGTCACCTGGATGGCGCACGCGGGACCCATGGGCGAGGAGTTCATGCTCGCCTGGACTGCCGTGGCTGACGCCCGCGACCTGGCTTTGCAAAAGCTCTCGCAGGAATGGGGAGAGCTGCAGGGCTGGCAGATCGACCGCGCGGCCCGGCAGCTTCTCGAAGAGCGCGGCTTTGGTTCGCACTTCACCCACCGCCTGGGACACAACCTGGGCGAGGCGCTGCATGGACCGGGTGCCAACCTCGACGACCTGGAGACGCACGATACGCGCCGCCTGACCGGCGGGCTGGCCGTGACCGTCGAACCCGGCGTCTATCCCAAAGAGCGCGGCTATGGCATCCGCTCGGAAGTCAATGTCTACTTCGCTGACCAGGGCCCGCAGGTCACCACCCCGATCCAGCGGGCGCCATACGTGCTGGGCCTTGGTCGCTGGGAAGACGTTCAGCGGGAAGCCCTGCACAAAGGCACCTCAGCATGAAATGCCCGGCGGCGGCGGTAAGGCATGCGAAGACCTCAAAGACAAGCTGAGTCATGAGGGGCACGTCCCTCCTGCGTGATGAACGCATAAAAACGAGGCAGGAACGGTAACCGTTCCTGCCTCGTTTTTAAACCGATACGACGCTGTTGGGCTTTGAAGAAGACCTCAGCGCCAACGGTGTTACGCGCCGTACTTTTGCAGTTTCAGGGCGTTGGCCATCAGGAGTGGCATGACGTCGGTGCCGCGCCGCAGGCCCAGCGAGCCTTTCTGGGCCTCTTCCTCGGTGTAGCGTACCGCAAGATCCTTGCGGCCCCAGTCGCTCTTGATCAGCAGCGGCACCGGATGCCAGCTGTGGGTCAGCAGCGTGCTGGGAGTGCTGTGATCGCCCACCAGTGCCAGCACGTCAGGGCCCAGTTCCAGAATCTGCGGCAGCAGTTCGTCGAAAAGCTCGATCTTGTGGACTTTCTCCTCGAAATCACCATCTTCGCCGGTCGAATCGGTTTTCTTGATGTGCAGGTAGAAGAAATCGTAACGGTCCCAATGGTCGCGCAAGGTCTGCACTTTCTCCTGCAGAGCGTCTTCCTCGCCTGGCACGTCCAGCACGTCCATGCCGACCAGCGACGCCAGACCTTTGTACATCGGGTAAGAAGCGATGCAGGCCGAGCGCAGGCGGAAGACCTCGGGGAAGTTCGGAAAGTGCGGCACGTCGCTGTAACCACGAAACAGCACGCCGTTGATCTGCGCTTCATCCCGCAGGACGTCTTCGGCGCGTGCCACGAAGGCGTTCACGAGGTTGGCAGTGCGCTCGGAGACGTTGTCGTTTCCGCGCGCCGTCAAGGGCGGCACGCCCGTGGCCTGCGGATCCACGTCGGACACGTTGGCACCGAGCGGAGTGCCCGCCGAGCGGAAGACCACCACGAAGCGGTGCTCGCTCTCGGTGTAGATCTCGACTTTGGTACCGTCGAGTTCGCTGATGGCCGCGCCCAGCTTGCCCACCACCCGCACGTTCTCCTCGTTGCTGGGTCGGCCCGCACGGCGGTCCTCGATGACCCGCCCGGCCGCCAGGGTCGCAAAGTTCCCCCGCACGGCCACATCACCCGCCGCGAGCTTCACGCCGATGCCCACTGCCGACAGCGCGCCCCGTCCGACGGTGTAATGCAGGGGATCGTAACCGAACAGGCTCAGGTGACCCGGGCCGCTGCCAGGGGTGATGCCCGCGCCGACCAGTTCGACCTGACCCAGTTGCGACTCACGCGCCAGCGCGTCGAGGTTGGGCGTCCTGGCGGACGCGAGTTCCGTCTCACCGTTGACTTCTCGTGGCAGGCCACCCACTCCATCGAGCACTACCATCACGATCTTACTCGGGCTCTCCTTGGCCAATTCACGAATGACATCCAGCATCAATATCCTCCAGTGGTCGCGCGTGGCGCGGGGAATGAATTCAGAAGTACGGTGGGGGCGTGCCGGGGCGCCGGCACGCCAGAAACCAGCGCGTTCCGTCCACGAGTGTAATAGAGCGGAACGCCGCCTACGCCTGCCCGGTCCCGACAACTTCGAACAGCGTGCCAGCGCTGCAGGGCAAGCGAGTCCTGCTGCGGTGCACAGGAACGACAGGATTCGGACCGTTCGCCCGGTCCTCAGCGCTCCTGGATCACCGGTTGTCCATCCTCGTTCAGGCTTGGGTAGCGTTCGCCGCGCTCCCGGAAGCGCGGCGCCAGCTCCGGGTAGGCCCACTCGAACAGCAGCTCCTCGTAGCGTTCATCGGAAAGCTGGCGCCGCGCGTACATTCCCCCCTGCAGGCGCTGGCGCTGCGCTTCGAAGAGGATGGTGGCCGCCGCGACGGACACGTTGAGGCTCTGCACCATTCCCAGCATCGGAATGACGATGTTGTGATCGCTCGCGTCTGCCGCCGCCTGTGTCACGCCCCACTTCTCGGCGCCCAGCAGAATGCAGGTGGGACGGGTGTAGTCGAGCTCACGGTAGTCAAGGGCACGCGCCGAAAGGTGAGTGGCAAGCACCTGCACTCCCCTCTCCTGCAGCTGGGCGATGGCGTCCAACGCGGACACATGCCGCTGAACGCTCACCCACTTTTCGGCACTGCCGCTCGTGGCGTTGTAGGTGGGCAGCCCGCCACGAGGAACCACCGCGTGTACTTCCAGCACACCCACGGCGTCACACGAACGCAGAATCGCACTGAAGTTGTGGGGTTTGTGAACTTCTTCCATCAGGACCGTCAGGCTGGGCTGACGGTGATCGAGGACGCGTTTGATTTTTTCGAGCCGTTCCGGCGTCATAAGCCTCACCGTTTTAGCGCAAAAGCAAAGAAAAGGCGCGCTTCGGACCGGCGCGCCTGTTCGCGAGGACGCGCTCTACTTCCCGAGACCACGCGTCATGTTGAGAATGCGCTCGGCATACTTGCGCACCCGCTCCGGACCCATACCCTTCACCTGACGCAGTTCGGCTTCATTCTGGGGCGCGTGGCGGGCAATTTCAGCCAGGGTCGCGTTGGAGGCCACAATGAAGCGCGACACCTCCTGACGGCGGGCCTCGGCGTTGCGCCACTCGCGCAGTCGCTCGAAGGCCGCCAGCTGTTCTTCGCTCAGCCCTGCTGTGGGATCGCCCTCCCCCGACCCGGGCGCTTGCGGCAAATCTGGCGCGAGGGGGCCTTCGGGCTGGGGTTCGGCGTGAAGCGCAGTCGCCTCGTCTTGCACGTCGTCAACGTCGGCCGCCTCGCCGGGCACGGCGGGCACTTCTGGGGCCTGTGCTGCCGCGTCCGCTTCCAGATCGTCGGCCACCACGGCGAGCGCCACATCACCGGTCAGATCACTCCACAAATCTTCGATGTCTTCCAGGCCAATCGACAGCAGCGTTTCGCCCTCCGTGTCTCGCCGCGCCGATACTACCCCGCCCAGCGCCGCCTGCGCGGAGAACAGGCCAGTAGAGGGCATGGTCTGCGATACCAGCATCAGGGCGCCGCTTACCAGCGACGCCCGTTTACCCAGACGTTCGGCCAGTTGCTCCGCGGTGCGTTGCTGCCGCTCCCGGCGGGCTCCCAGGCTGGCAAGGTCGCGGCGCAGCAAGGTTTCGGCCAGGGCCGGCACTCCTGTACCGCTCAAGGCGGGCACTTCACCGATACCGAGCAGCGCTGCAAAGGTCACGTCCCCGTGGCCGCTCAGGGCGCCCGCATCACGGTACGCCGCCAGGGACACGCCACTGGCAAATACACCGCTGCCCGGCGCGTACGTCACGTCGGCAATCAGCCGCGCCTCGGCTTTTCGGGCCCGCTTGACGGCGCGCTCGTCCGGCTGGAAGGTCCACACCAGGGACTCACGCCAATCGGCGTCGAAGGCGCCGAGCTCGAAACCGGCCGCACGGGCCGCCACGCCACGCAGCGGCACACGCGGATCGATGCGCAAGGTGGCGCCGCCGGACAGCGAAGCGAGCGCAGAAAGCAGCGCCGCCTCGTCAGGGAACAACAGCGCCCAGTCCGCGCCTTCCAGCGCGGCCAGCAGGTCGGCAAACGGCGTATGGTCCGCGGGATGCGCCGCCCGGGCAAGACGCGTATCGAATGTGTGGTTCATGCTTTCTCCTTGAATGACGAGGCGAAACGGTCCTGACCGACCTGACCGTGCACCGGCAAGCGCGACTTACTTGCCGAAGCGTCGATCGCGCTCCTGAAAGCTGCGCAACGCCCGCAGGAAGTCCACTTTACGAAAGCCCGGCCAGTTGACGTCGCAAAAATAGTATTCGCTGTACGCGGCCTGCCACAGCAAAAAGCCCGACAGGCGCACTTCGCCCGACGTGCGGATAATGAAATCGGGATCGGGAGCGCCAGCGGTGTACAGGTTGGCACCGATGTCATCCACCGTGAGCGAGGCGGCGAGTTCACCCAGCGACGCGCCCTCGGCGGCCTTGGCACGCAACAGGCGCCGGACGGACTCGGCAATTTCCTCGCGGCCTCCATAACCGATGGCGATGTTGAGCACCAGGCCGTCGTAGCCTTCGGTGGCGCGCTCCAGATCCAGCAGGTTCTGGCGCACGCCTTCGGGAAAGTCTTCCAGATCCCCGATCATCTTGATCCGCACCCGGTTTTTGTGAATGCGTGGATCGTGAATCATCTTGGCGGCTTC
The Deinococcus peraridilitoris DSM 19664 genome window above contains:
- a CDS encoding isoprenyl transferase codes for the protein MTAPRLPLWLRAAGAFSRPLYWLYGGRLERKVRSASRLPQHIGLILDGNRRFARAAGMARNLGHTLGAHKAYEVLEWCLELGIPHITLWVFSTDNKGRDAGEVAHLLELFAGEAAKMIHDPRIHKNRVRIKMIGDLEDFPEGVRQNLLDLERATEGYDGLVLNIAIGYGGREEIAESVRRLLRAKAAEGASLGELAASLTVDDIGANLYTAGAPDPDFIIRTSGEVRLSGFLLWQAAYSEYYFCDVNWPGFRKVDFLRALRSFQERDRRFGK